One Mycobacterium sp. SMC-4 DNA window includes the following coding sequences:
- a CDS encoding TetR/AcrR family transcriptional regulator: MTETNPSKGPKDRPRRTRANGEQSRERILDAATEVATERGYDGTTISLVSKKSGLPPTSIYWHFADKDDLIAAVIERSFARWVAALDWPGAEALEQRARQIGPQVAKALLDAPDFIRLGLMLALEHRPVEPRAREMFLQVRAEAFRRFAEIVRGLAPELDDEGVRLITTYAIAGADGLFIAKEVGGDSVDLIRLFDLHARIVFEAAVKLVAEERQ, translated from the coding sequence GTGACGGAGACCAACCCCAGCAAGGGTCCGAAGGATCGACCGCGGCGCACCCGCGCCAACGGCGAGCAATCCCGGGAGCGGATCCTCGACGCGGCCACCGAAGTCGCCACCGAACGCGGCTATGACGGCACCACCATCTCCTTGGTCAGCAAGAAGAGCGGGCTGCCGCCAACCTCGATCTACTGGCACTTCGCGGACAAGGACGATCTGATCGCGGCGGTCATCGAGCGCAGTTTCGCCCGCTGGGTCGCGGCACTGGACTGGCCCGGCGCCGAGGCGCTCGAACAGCGCGCGAGGCAGATCGGGCCGCAGGTCGCCAAAGCGCTGCTGGACGCGCCGGACTTCATTCGCCTGGGCTTGATGTTGGCGCTGGAGCACCGCCCGGTGGAACCGCGGGCACGGGAGATGTTTCTTCAGGTCCGGGCCGAGGCGTTCCGGCGCTTCGCCGAGATCGTGCGGGGGCTGGCTCCCGAATTGGACGACGAGGGTGTGCGACTGATCACCACGTACGCCATTGCCGGCGCCGATGGCCTGTTCATCGCCAAGGAGGTCGGCGGCGACTCGGTGGACCTGATCAGGTTGTTCGATCTGCACGCGCGGATCGTGTTCGAAGCCGCGGTGAAACTGGTCGCCGAGGAACGCCAATGA
- a CDS encoding 2-keto-4-pentenoate hydratase, which yields MTIAHDRLADAADLLYAAQIQVAPIPPLIQTCPELAVAEAYWIQRRNMARRIEAGAALRGHKIGLTSAPMQQLLGVDEPDFGFILDDMILADRSRVPVATFCAPRVEPEVAFLLGAPLRGPGVTAADVMAATEAVAPALEIVDSRIADWRITLADTIADNASSGAVVLGQWVPIDHAPRLPDTTAILAVNGATVDSGAGAAVMGDPAAAVAWLANALARYDTAIDAGRFVMSGSYTGAPFVAAGDRVSAQISGLGAVSVSFE from the coding sequence ATGACTATCGCCCACGACCGGTTGGCCGATGCCGCAGATCTTCTCTACGCGGCCCAGATTCAGGTGGCGCCCATCCCGCCACTGATCCAGACGTGCCCGGAATTGGCTGTGGCCGAAGCGTATTGGATACAACGACGCAACATGGCTCGTCGTATCGAGGCGGGCGCGGCGCTGCGGGGCCACAAGATCGGCCTGACCTCCGCGCCGATGCAACAACTGCTCGGTGTCGACGAGCCGGACTTCGGCTTCATCCTCGACGACATGATCCTGGCTGACCGAAGCCGAGTTCCGGTGGCCACCTTCTGCGCCCCGCGGGTGGAACCCGAGGTGGCGTTTCTGTTGGGGGCGCCGCTGCGCGGACCCGGTGTGACGGCGGCCGACGTGATGGCTGCTACCGAGGCGGTGGCGCCCGCACTAGAGATCGTCGACAGCCGCATCGCCGACTGGCGCATCACGCTGGCCGACACCATCGCCGACAACGCGAGTTCCGGCGCGGTGGTGTTGGGGCAGTGGGTGCCGATCGATCACGCCCCACGGTTGCCGGACACCACTGCCATCCTCGCGGTCAACGGCGCGACGGTCGACTCCGGCGCCGGCGCCGCAGTGATGGGTGATCCCGCCGCCGCGGTCGCCTGGTTGGCCAACGCCCTCGCCCGCTACGACACGGCCATCGATGCCGGTCGGTTCGTGATGTCGGGCTCCTACACCGGCGCCCCGTTCGTTGCCGCCGGCGACCGAGTCTCGGCCCAGATCAGCGGGCTCGGCGCCGTCTCAGTGAGCTTCGAATAG
- a CDS encoding DUF6912 family protein: MVRVYVPATLAMLQQLVADGSVRPVSGTAFAVTPTLREAYSDGDDEELGEVALREAALASLRLLDQEAESGLPPRRAVLEADAGDDDVTLRADLDDAVVRISGDIALNRVIAAYVDNGAAEEAVRAAIEVIDAADLGDEDAELTVGDAQDHDLAWYGPQELPFLLDLL, translated from the coding sequence CTGGTGCGCGTCTACGTCCCCGCCACCTTGGCGATGTTGCAGCAGCTGGTCGCCGACGGATCGGTGCGCCCGGTCAGTGGAACCGCATTCGCGGTGACGCCCACCTTGCGCGAGGCCTACTCCGACGGTGACGACGAGGAGCTGGGCGAGGTCGCCCTGCGGGAGGCGGCGCTGGCGTCGCTGCGACTGCTCGACCAGGAGGCCGAGTCGGGACTGCCGCCGCGGCGCGCGGTGCTGGAAGCCGATGCCGGCGACGACGACGTCACGCTGCGCGCCGACCTCGACGACGCCGTGGTGCGGATCTCGGGAGACATCGCGCTGAATCGGGTGATCGCCGCCTACGTCGACAACGGCGCGGCAGAAGAAGCGGTCCGGGCGGCCATCGAGGTCATCGACGCGGCGGATCTGGGCGACGAGGACGCCGAACTGACCGTCGGCGACGCGCAGGACCACGACCTCGCGTGGTACGGACCACAGGAACTCCCGTTCCTGCTCGACCTGCTCTGA
- a CDS encoding ferredoxin reductase — protein MAKNTVKTSARVADTVRPSIAGAKGRPALQLLRTLAGRVTTPLLPDDYLKLANPLWSARELRGKIVEVRRETEDSATLVIKPGWGFSFDYQPGQYVGIGVLVDGRWRWRSYSLTGVPAERGSGGTRSRIITITVKAMPEGFLSTHLVGGVAPGTIVRLAAPQGNFVLPDPAPGSVLFLTAGSGITPVMSMLRTLVRRGQLGAAGHIVHVHSAPTEADVLFASELAGLQDRFDGYRLSVRATRSQGRLDLSHLDEVVPDWRERQTWACGPAEMLESAERTWSAAGLSDRLHLERFAASRAAAHGSGGTVEFARSDKTALTDGATSLMEAGEQAGVQMPFGCRMGICQSCVVGLLDGHVRDLRTGMEHDPGSRVQTCVTAASGDCVLDV, from the coding sequence ATGGCCAAGAACACCGTCAAAACCTCGGCCAGGGTCGCCGACACCGTGCGGCCGAGCATCGCCGGGGCCAAGGGCAGGCCCGCTCTACAGCTGTTGCGGACGTTGGCCGGTCGGGTCACCACGCCGCTGCTTCCCGACGATTACCTCAAGCTGGCCAATCCGCTGTGGTCGGCACGTGAGCTGCGCGGCAAGATCGTCGAGGTCCGGCGCGAAACCGAGGACTCCGCGACCCTGGTGATCAAACCGGGTTGGGGGTTCTCATTCGACTACCAGCCGGGCCAGTACGTCGGCATCGGCGTGCTCGTCGACGGTCGGTGGCGGTGGCGGTCGTACTCGCTGACCGGAGTTCCTGCCGAGCGCGGGAGCGGTGGCACCCGCTCGCGCATCATCACGATCACGGTCAAGGCCATGCCCGAGGGGTTCCTGTCGACGCATCTGGTCGGTGGGGTGGCGCCTGGCACGATCGTGCGATTGGCCGCCCCCCAGGGCAACTTCGTGCTGCCTGACCCGGCGCCGGGGTCTGTGTTGTTCCTCACCGCGGGTTCGGGGATCACCCCGGTGATGTCGATGCTGCGCACACTGGTGCGTCGCGGCCAGCTCGGCGCCGCCGGACACATCGTGCACGTGCACTCGGCGCCGACCGAGGCCGATGTGCTGTTCGCGTCCGAATTGGCCGGACTCCAAGACCGGTTCGACGGTTACCGGCTCTCGGTTCGGGCAACCCGCTCGCAGGGCCGATTGGACCTGTCCCACCTCGACGAGGTGGTGCCGGATTGGCGGGAGCGTCAGACCTGGGCATGTGGGCCTGCGGAGATGCTGGAGTCTGCCGAGCGCACCTGGTCGGCGGCGGGGCTGTCCGACCGGCTGCACCTGGAGAGGTTCGCGGCCTCGCGGGCTGCGGCCCACGGCAGCGGCGGCACGGTCGAGTTCGCACGGTCGGACAAGACGGCGCTGACCGACGGTGCGACGTCGCTGATGGAAGCCGGGGAGCAGGCCGGCGTGCAGATGCCGTTCGGCTGCCGGATGGGGATCTGTCAGTCGTGCGTGGTGGGTCTGCTCGACGGCCACGTGCGCGACCTGCGCACCGGAATGGAACACGATCCGGGGTCGCGGGTGCAGACCTGCGTGACGGCGGCGTCCGGTGATTGCGTTCTGGACGTGTGA
- a CDS encoding fatty acid desaturase, whose amino-acid sequence MAITDVPEFAHLTDADIESLAHELDTIRRDIEDSRGERDARYIRRTIAAQRALEVTGRLLLAGSSKRAFWWAGATTLGVAKIIENMEIGHNVMHGQWDWMNDPEIHSSTWEWDMSGASKHWRFTHNFMHHKYTNILGMDDDVGYGVIRVTRDQRWRPFNLSNLFFNTLLAVAFEWGVGLQHLELGKIFKGRDDRKATMGRVREFGVKAGNQVVKDYVAYPALTSLSPHASFKSTLKANAVANVIRNVWANAVIFCGHFPDGAEKFTKTDMAGETRGEWYLRQMLGSANFENGPVLRFMSGNLCHQIEHHLFPDLPSNRYYEISVRVREICDKYDLPYTTGNFAVQYGKSWRTIAKLSLPDRFLHDTADNAPETRSEAMFADLPASERRGLKSAIAAVRERRRAKRAEKAELRSAA is encoded by the coding sequence ATGGCGATCACCGACGTACCCGAGTTCGCGCATCTCACCGATGCCGACATCGAGAGCCTTGCGCACGAACTCGACACGATCAGGCGAGACATCGAAGACTCTCGCGGCGAACGCGACGCGCGCTACATCCGCCGCACCATCGCTGCGCAGCGCGCGCTGGAGGTCACCGGCCGGCTCCTGCTGGCCGGAAGTTCCAAGCGGGCCTTCTGGTGGGCAGGCGCCACCACGCTGGGCGTGGCCAAGATCATCGAGAACATGGAGATCGGGCATAACGTCATGCACGGTCAGTGGGATTGGATGAACGATCCCGAGATCCACTCCTCGACGTGGGAATGGGACATGAGCGGGGCGTCGAAGCATTGGCGCTTCACGCACAACTTCATGCACCACAAGTACACCAACATCCTCGGGATGGACGACGACGTGGGTTACGGCGTCATCCGGGTCACCCGTGACCAACGCTGGCGGCCGTTCAACCTGAGCAACCTGTTCTTCAACACCCTGCTGGCGGTGGCCTTCGAATGGGGAGTGGGCCTGCAGCATCTGGAGCTCGGCAAGATCTTCAAGGGCCGCGACGACCGCAAGGCGACGATGGGGCGGGTGCGCGAGTTCGGCGTGAAGGCCGGCAACCAAGTGGTCAAGGACTACGTCGCCTACCCGGCCCTCACCTCGTTGTCCCCGCACGCCTCCTTCAAGTCCACCCTCAAAGCCAACGCGGTGGCCAACGTCATCCGCAACGTGTGGGCCAACGCGGTCATCTTCTGCGGGCACTTCCCGGACGGTGCGGAGAAGTTCACCAAGACCGACATGGCCGGGGAGACCCGCGGCGAGTGGTACCTGCGCCAGATGCTGGGCAGTGCGAACTTCGAGAACGGCCCGGTGCTGCGCTTCATGAGCGGCAACCTGTGCCACCAGATCGAACACCATCTGTTTCCGGACCTGCCCAGCAACCGGTACTACGAGATCTCGGTGCGGGTGCGCGAGATCTGTGACAAGTACGACCTGCCCTACACCACCGGCAACTTCGCTGTGCAGTACGGCAAGTCGTGGCGCACCATCGCCAAACTGTCGCTGCCCGACCGGTTCTTGCACGACACCGCCGACAACGCGCCCGAAACCCGCAGTGAAGCGATGTTCGCCGATCTGCCCGCCTCCGAACGCCGCGGCCTGAAGTCGGCGATCGCGGCGGTGCGTGAGCGGCGCCGCGCCAAGCGAGCCGAGAAGGCCGAGCTCAGATCGGCGGCCTGA
- a CDS encoding aldo/keto reductase codes for MTEVPAIALNDGTRIPQLGFGVYQVAPDETASAVRTALDIGYRHIDTAQMYQNEKGVGQAVRDSGIDRSQVYVTSKLNNGYHRPDDARRAFDATLTELGFDYVDLFLIHWPLPTLYDGDFVSTWKTLEEFKNDGRARSIGVSNFQIPHLQRLADETGTVPAVNQIEVHPYFANDEVRGYGREHGIATEAWSPIAQGKVLDDPAITGIAESIGKTPAQVVLRWHIQRGDIVFPKSVTEQRIRDNFALFDFELGDDDFAAVSALDKGGSGRIGPDPDTFDYVPD; via the coding sequence ATGACTGAAGTACCTGCAATCGCACTGAACGACGGCACCCGCATCCCGCAGCTGGGGTTCGGGGTCTACCAGGTTGCGCCCGACGAGACCGCCTCGGCGGTCCGGACTGCGCTCGACATCGGCTACCGCCACATCGACACCGCTCAGATGTACCAGAATGAGAAAGGTGTCGGCCAGGCCGTGCGCGACTCCGGCATCGACCGTTCGCAGGTGTACGTCACCAGCAAGCTCAACAACGGCTACCACCGACCCGACGACGCCCGCCGTGCATTCGACGCCACGTTGACCGAGCTCGGTTTCGATTACGTGGACCTGTTCCTGATCCACTGGCCACTGCCGACGCTGTATGACGGCGACTTCGTCTCGACGTGGAAGACGTTGGAGGAGTTCAAGAACGACGGGCGCGCACGCAGCATCGGCGTCTCTAATTTCCAGATCCCCCATCTGCAGCGGCTGGCCGACGAAACCGGCACCGTGCCGGCGGTCAATCAGATCGAGGTGCATCCGTACTTCGCCAATGACGAGGTGCGCGGTTACGGACGGGAGCACGGCATCGCCACCGAGGCGTGGTCGCCGATTGCGCAGGGCAAGGTGCTCGATGATCCGGCCATCACCGGTATCGCCGAGTCGATCGGCAAGACCCCGGCTCAGGTGGTGCTGCGCTGGCACATCCAGCGCGGTGACATCGTCTTCCCCAAATCGGTGACCGAGCAACGCATCCGGGACAACTTCGCGCTGTTCGACTTCGAGCTCGGTGACGACGATTTCGCCGCGGTCTCGGCGCTGGACAAGGGCGGCTCGGGCCGCATCGGCCCCGACCCGGACACCTTCGACTACGTGCCGGACTGA
- the rsgA gene encoding ribosome small subunit-dependent GTPase A → MGRREYDESDVRVRPGRGTRPRTKTRPEHADAQQGMVVTVDRGRWGCVLGRDPARHVTAMRARELGRTPIVVGDDVDIVGDLSGRTDTLARIVRRGPRRTVLRRTADDTDPTERVVVANADQLLIVVALADPPPRAGLVERALIAAYAGGLAPILCLTKTDLAPAGPFAEQFADLDLVITTAGRDDPLVAVESLLTDKVTALLGHSGVGKSTLVNRLVPEADRAIGAVTDIGRGRHTSTQSVALPLQSGGWVIDTPGIRSFGLAHIAPDDVVLAFSDLAEAIDECPRGCGHMGPPADPECALDELTGPAAARVGATRRLLTALRET, encoded by the coding sequence TTGGGTCGGCGTGAGTACGACGAATCCGATGTCCGGGTGCGCCCGGGACGCGGTACCCGGCCGCGGACCAAGACCCGCCCCGAGCACGCCGACGCCCAGCAGGGGATGGTCGTCACCGTCGACCGCGGGCGGTGGGGGTGCGTTCTCGGCCGAGACCCGGCACGTCACGTCACTGCGATGCGGGCCCGGGAACTGGGCCGCACTCCGATCGTGGTCGGAGACGATGTCGACATCGTGGGTGACCTGTCCGGTCGTACCGACACCCTGGCTCGTATCGTGCGCCGCGGTCCTCGTCGAACGGTGTTGCGCCGCACCGCCGATGACACCGACCCCACCGAGCGGGTGGTGGTGGCCAACGCCGACCAGTTGCTGATCGTGGTGGCGTTGGCCGACCCTCCCCCGCGGGCCGGGTTGGTGGAGCGTGCGCTGATTGCCGCCTACGCCGGTGGGCTGGCGCCGATCCTGTGCCTGACCAAGACCGACCTGGCGCCGGCCGGACCGTTCGCCGAGCAGTTCGCCGACCTGGACCTGGTGATCACCACCGCAGGTCGCGACGATCCGCTGGTCGCAGTCGAGTCGCTGCTGACCGACAAGGTCACCGCCCTACTGGGGCATTCCGGGGTCGGCAAGTCTACGTTGGTCAATCGCCTTGTGCCCGAAGCAGATCGGGCGATCGGCGCGGTCACCGACATCGGCCGGGGCCGGCACACCTCGACGCAGTCGGTGGCGCTGCCGCTGCAGTCGGGCGGCTGGGTGATCGACACCCCGGGTATCCGGTCGTTCGGGCTGGCCCACATCGCACCCGACGATGTGGTGCTGGCGTTCTCCGACCTCGCCGAGGCCATCGACGAGTGTCCGCGCGGTTGCGGGCACATGGGGCCACCGGCCGATCCCGAGTGCGCGCTGGACGAACTGACCGGCCCCGCCGCGGCACGAGTGGGTGCCACCCGGCGCCTGCTGACCGCGCTGCGCGAGACGTGA
- the aroA gene encoding 3-phosphoshikimate 1-carboxyvinyltransferase — MTTWPAPSTSTPIHATVTVPGSKSQTNRALVLAALGTRQGRSTLSGALRSRDTDLMIGALRALGVDVGADPADDTALTVGGELAAAPGTRVDCGLAGTVLRFVPPIAALGRESVTFDGDEQARARPIKPLLDGLRALGVDVDGDGLPFTVRGTGGVRGGTVDIDASGSSQFVSGLLLSAAAFDDGLTIVHTGGAVPSAPHVAMTVAMLRDAGVDVDDSAPDRWRVAPGPIAARDWMIEPDLSNAVPFLGAAVVSGGSVRLTGWPTTSTQPADAIVGILTSFGAEVRTGSAYLEVQGATGYGGIDVDLRAVGELAPSVAALAALAASGSVSRLRGIAHLRGHETDRLAALSTEINRIGGQCQETEDGLTITAQPLHGGVWQSYADHRMATAGAIIGLRVPGIEVEDIGTTAKTLPRFTALWADMLAGQTDQPRG; from the coding sequence GTGACCACCTGGCCGGCCCCGTCGACGTCCACGCCCATCCATGCGACCGTGACGGTGCCCGGCTCGAAGTCCCAGACCAATCGGGCCCTGGTGCTGGCGGCCCTCGGGACTCGGCAGGGTCGTTCCACCCTGTCCGGTGCGCTGCGCAGCCGCGACACCGACCTGATGATCGGGGCCCTGCGGGCCCTGGGCGTCGACGTGGGGGCCGATCCGGCCGATGACACCGCGCTGACGGTCGGCGGTGAGCTGGCCGCAGCGCCGGGGACGCGCGTCGACTGCGGGCTGGCGGGCACCGTGCTGCGTTTCGTCCCCCCGATCGCCGCTCTGGGCCGCGAGTCGGTCACCTTCGACGGCGACGAGCAGGCCCGGGCCCGGCCGATCAAGCCGCTGCTGGACGGGCTGCGCGCACTGGGCGTGGATGTCGACGGCGACGGTCTGCCGTTCACGGTGCGCGGAACCGGCGGGGTGCGCGGGGGCACCGTCGACATCGACGCCTCGGGCTCGTCACAGTTCGTCTCGGGGTTGTTGTTGTCGGCGGCCGCGTTCGACGACGGGCTGACGATCGTGCACACCGGCGGGGCCGTGCCGTCGGCGCCGCACGTGGCGATGACGGTGGCGATGCTGCGCGATGCCGGGGTAGACGTCGACGACTCCGCGCCCGACCGCTGGCGCGTCGCGCCGGGACCGATCGCCGCACGCGACTGGATGATCGAGCCCGATCTGTCCAACGCGGTGCCGTTTCTGGGCGCGGCGGTGGTCAGCGGTGGCTCGGTGCGACTCACCGGCTGGCCGACGACCAGCACCCAGCCCGCCGATGCCATCGTGGGCATCCTCACCAGCTTCGGCGCCGAGGTGCGCACCGGCAGCGCGTATCTCGAGGTGCAGGGCGCTACCGGCTACGGCGGCATCGACGTCGATTTGCGCGCCGTCGGTGAGCTCGCCCCGTCGGTCGCAGCGCTGGCGGCTCTGGCGGCCTCCGGGTCGGTGTCGCGGCTGCGCGGCATTGCGCACCTGCGCGGACACGAGACCGATCGGCTGGCCGCGCTCAGCACGGAGATCAACCGGATCGGTGGTCAGTGCCAGGAGACTGAGGACGGGCTGACCATCACCGCCCAGCCGCTGCACGGCGGGGTGTGGCAGTCCTATGCCGACCACCGGATGGCCACCGCCGGCGCGATCATCGGGCTGCGGGTCCCCGGCATCGAGGTCGAGGACATCGGCACCACCGCCAAGACGCTGCCACGGTTCACCGCACTGTGGGCCGACATGCTGGCCGGTCAGACCGACCAGCCGCGAGGTTGA
- a CDS encoding SOS response-associated peptidase codes for MCGRFAVTTDPALLAEKIKAIDETTGSGKNSAAPNYNVAPTTTVATVVKRHTDPDDESTRRVRLMRWGLIPPWTKSTEDGSPDNKGPLLINARSDKVTTSPAFRGSAKNKRCLVPMAGWYEWMGQKGSKTPFFMYAGDGEPLFMAGLWTTWRPKEASSDVKPLLSCTIITTDAAGPLAEIHDRMPLTISTDDFDHWLDPDAPIDEGLLRGHGDLDRIEIREVSRLVNSVRNNGPELIEPAQPEAEQGTLL; via the coding sequence ATGTGCGGGCGATTCGCGGTGACGACCGATCCGGCGCTGCTTGCCGAGAAGATCAAGGCCATCGACGAAACCACGGGGTCGGGAAAGAACTCTGCGGCCCCGAACTACAACGTCGCACCCACCACCACGGTGGCTACCGTCGTCAAACGGCACACCGACCCCGACGACGAGTCGACACGGCGGGTGCGGCTGATGCGCTGGGGTCTGATCCCGCCGTGGACCAAGTCCACCGAGGATGGCAGCCCGGACAACAAGGGACCGTTGCTGATCAACGCCCGCTCCGACAAGGTGACGACGTCGCCGGCGTTCCGCGGTTCGGCCAAGAACAAGCGTTGTCTGGTGCCGATGGCCGGCTGGTACGAGTGGATGGGCCAAAAAGGCTCCAAGACACCGTTCTTCATGTACGCCGGCGATGGCGAACCGCTGTTCATGGCCGGTCTGTGGACGACGTGGCGGCCCAAGGAGGCATCGTCGGACGTCAAGCCGCTGCTCAGCTGCACCATCATCACCACCGACGCCGCCGGCCCGCTGGCCGAGATCCACGACCGGATGCCGCTGACCATCAGCACCGACGATTTCGACCACTGGCTGGACCCTGACGCGCCGATCGACGAAGGTCTGCTGCGTGGCCACGGTGACCTCGACCGCATCGAGATTCGGGAGGTGTCCCGACTGGTCAACAGCGTGCGCAACAACGGACCCGAGCTGATCGAGCCGGCCCAGCCCGAGGCCGAGCAAGGCACCCTGCTTTGA
- a CDS encoding class I SAM-dependent methyltransferase, protein MTRPLADPEVVDALAFDLRWAGYTTDGVTDLLGADAGAAFSRGLWWSALRATERATPELEPLAILVRLFLLGTEESRERVALALPSAGLDALLAHGVVEPAGAGALRAALDLRPHSDGARDYLVASDQDAALRPGPVRRDHVLGIGGASVSLAHAVVRTPVGRALDLGTGCGIQALHLDAHCAEIVATDTNDRALALAAVTARLNGMSWDLRCGSLFEPVEGQRFDLIVSNPPFVVGVGALDYIYRDSGMVADTLCENLIRQVGDHLEPGGTAQIMANWIVRDGQDWRDRVRGWLAGTGLHAWVVQREFADPISYVSLWTSDAGELPQDAARRGGQWLDWFAEQDIAGVGMGMITARAPRVGETRPADVVLEEITGAGEALTGPEVDAFFARREYLHDTGDDQLLAARLTTAPVFLEEQSLPGPDGWQVVGAAVRRPGGPGAVLGVDEVSRALLAGCRGEVPLGTLIELLAAHHGVTADALSGAALPVVREAIGRGILYQAQ, encoded by the coding sequence TTGACCCGGCCGCTGGCCGACCCGGAAGTGGTCGATGCGCTGGCGTTCGATCTGCGCTGGGCCGGCTACACCACCGACGGCGTCACCGACCTGCTCGGCGCCGACGCCGGCGCGGCGTTCAGCCGAGGACTGTGGTGGTCGGCGCTGCGGGCCACCGAACGCGCTACGCCGGAGCTGGAGCCGCTGGCGATCCTGGTGCGACTGTTTCTGCTCGGCACCGAGGAAAGCCGCGAGCGCGTTGCGCTGGCGCTGCCCAGTGCCGGGCTGGACGCACTGCTCGCGCACGGCGTCGTCGAACCCGCCGGTGCCGGCGCGTTGCGGGCCGCGCTGGACCTGCGCCCGCACAGCGACGGCGCCCGCGACTACCTGGTGGCCTCCGACCAGGACGCCGCGCTTCGGCCCGGACCGGTGCGCCGCGACCACGTGCTGGGCATCGGCGGTGCATCGGTCTCACTGGCACATGCGGTGGTGCGCACCCCGGTCGGACGCGCGTTGGACCTCGGCACCGGATGCGGCATCCAGGCGCTGCATCTGGACGCGCACTGCGCCGAGATCGTGGCCACCGACACCAACGACCGGGCCCTGGCGCTGGCGGCGGTCACCGCACGCCTCAACGGGATGTCGTGGGATCTGCGGTGCGGCAGTCTGTTCGAGCCCGTCGAGGGGCAACGCTTCGATCTGATCGTGTCCAACCCGCCCTTCGTCGTCGGGGTCGGGGCACTGGACTACATCTACCGGGACTCGGGCATGGTCGCAGACACACTGTGCGAGAACCTGATCCGGCAAGTGGGCGACCATCTGGAGCCGGGTGGCACGGCGCAGATCATGGCGAACTGGATTGTGCGCGACGGGCAGGACTGGCGCGATCGGGTGCGCGGATGGCTGGCCGGCACCGGCCTGCACGCGTGGGTGGTGCAACGCGAGTTCGCCGACCCGATCAGCTATGTCTCGCTGTGGACCTCCGATGCCGGCGAACTACCACAGGATGCGGCGCGCCGCGGTGGGCAATGGCTGGACTGGTTCGCCGAGCAGGACATCGCCGGTGTCGGGATGGGCATGATCACCGCTCGCGCTCCCCGGGTCGGCGAGACGCGTCCGGCGGATGTGGTGCTCGAAGAGATCACCGGCGCCGGGGAGGCGCTGACCGGGCCGGAGGTGGACGCGTTCTTCGCCCGCCGCGAATACCTGCACGACACCGGTGACGACCAGTTGCTGGCCGCCCGGCTGACCACCGCGCCGGTGTTCCTGGAGGAGCAGTCGCTGCCCGGGCCCGACGGCTGGCAGGTCGTCGGCGCCGCCGTGCGTCGCCCGGGCGGTCCGGGCGCGGTCCTCGGCGTCGACGAGGTGTCGCGCGCGCTGCTGGCCGGCTGTCGTGGCGAGGTGCCGCTGGGCACGCTGATCGAGCTGCTGGCCGCCCATCACGGTGTGACGGCCGACGCGCTTTCGGGTGCCGCGCTGCCGGTGGTCCGCGAGGCGATCGGGCGGGGAATTCTCTACCAGGCGCAGTGA
- a CDS encoding class I SAM-dependent methyltransferase codes for MTIWSSGRYDAVGDRIAPIGEEVVHAAERLHSLRDAAVVDLACGTGSAALAAAARGARVTGVDYTPELLAIAEQRSGAESVTWRVGDASDTGLPAAGFDAAVSNMGIIFVDPAAQVTELARVLKPTGVLAFSAWVRDSSNPLFDPVVTVLGPPASSGFSPDQWGDADMLTARLAPHFDEIDLQSGRHRWEFASMDAALHFLRAESPVHVETFRRVESAVQDTLAGEFEKALQPHVEPTGAVVFTAPYVVVTAKLRE; via the coding sequence ATGACAATCTGGTCGTCTGGACGCTACGACGCGGTCGGGGACCGGATCGCCCCGATCGGCGAAGAGGTCGTCCACGCGGCCGAACGCCTGCATTCCCTGCGTGACGCCGCGGTGGTCGACCTCGCCTGCGGAACGGGCAGCGCCGCGCTGGCCGCAGCCGCGCGGGGCGCTCGGGTCACCGGGGTGGACTACACCCCCGAACTGCTCGCCATCGCTGAACAGCGCAGCGGCGCCGAATCCGTCACCTGGCGCGTCGGCGACGCCTCCGACACCGGTCTGCCGGCTGCGGGTTTCGATGCCGCGGTCTCGAACATGGGCATCATCTTCGTCGACCCCGCCGCCCAGGTCACCGAGCTGGCCCGGGTCCTCAAACCCACTGGTGTCCTTGCGTTTTCGGCCTGGGTCCGGGACAGCAGCAACCCGCTGTTCGATCCGGTGGTCACCGTGCTGGGGCCACCGGCATCGTCGGGCTTCTCCCCCGATCAGTGGGGCGACGCCGACATGCTGACCGCTCGCTTGGCTCCGCATTTCGACGAGATCGACCTCCAGAGTGGTAGACACCGGTGGGAGTTCGCGTCGATGGACGCGGCGCTGCATTTCCTGCGCGCGGAGTCACCGGTGCACGTGGAGACCTTCCGCCGGGTCGAATCCGCCGTGCAGGACACGCTGGCCGGGGAGTTCGAGAAAGCGCTGCAGCCGCACGTCGAGCCCACCGGGGCGGTGGTTTTCACCGCACCCTATGTGGTGGTCACCGCGAAACTGCGCGAATGA